The segment CCACTTCTATACCAACTATTTATATGTATTGGCTCTCCTACTATTTTTCTTATTTTTTCCATTCTTTTAGCTGTTTTTTTTATCCTTCTAAAATCATCTCTGTGAGGATAATTTTTTATATGTTTTTTAGACCCATATCCACTATGTACAGCTTCATAATAAGTAAAATGTTCAGATATTTTTTCATTTGGTCTTTTCTTTACATTCCAACATCCTGTAAATAAAAATAAAAGCATTAAAATATATACAAATCTTTTCATATTTTTCCTTCCTAATTTAAAATTATATTTGATTATAACATATATTTTTATTTTTTTCAAAAATATATAACGGCATTTTTTTCTAAAATAAGGAAAATTTTTCCGCCATTTTTTTCTTCATCACTCTCATTTATATATAAAAATTTCTTTTTTTATAAAAATTCAGCCTATTTTTAAGTGGCACACTTCTTGCTTATTTTATTTATAATAAAAAATTTTAGGGGGGTATTTGTAATGATACAATTAAAATTGGATATGTTTCAAACATTAGCTTTAACAGTCTTACTTATTTGGTTAGGAAATTATTTAAGAAATAAATTTCCTATTTTGAAAAAATATTGTATTCCATCTGCTGTTGTTGGAGGACTTTTATTTTCTATATTAACTTGTATATTATTTGTTAATAATATAGCTAGTGTATCTTTTGATAGTAAAACAACTAATACTTTATTCTATTGTGTATTCTTTGCTGCTAGTGGAGCTGCTGCTGGATTAGGACTTCTTAAAAAAGGTGGTAAATTAATTCTTGTCTTCTCAATATTAGCTGCTGTTACAGCCTTTTTACAAAATGTATTAGCTGTTGGTCTTGGTAAAGCATTAAGTGTTAAACCTTTAATCGCTTTAATGACTGGTTCAATTCCTATGACAGGAGGACATGGAAATGCTGCCTCTTTTGCCCCAATCGCTGAAGAAATGGGAGCTGTAGGAGCTGTTGAAGTGGCTATTGCTGCTGCTACTTTCGGATTAATTTCTGGATGTATTGTAGGAGGACCTATTGGTAATTTCTTAGTTCAAAGACATGGACTAAAAGGAAGTGCTACAGCTGAAGAAATTGCTGAAATGGAAAAAGCAAGTCAAAAGAATTTTATTGTTAATAAAGATAGATCTTTAAAAGCAGTTTGTCTAATGTTCTTAGCTTGTGGATTTGGTTCTATATTATTTGCACTTCTAAAAAAAGTTTTACCTGGTGTAAGTTTACCAATTCACGTTTTATGTATGTTAGGTGGATTAATTATAAGAAATGTTTATGATATGGTAATTGGTGAAGATGAAGCTCTATACGAATCTATAGATATTGTTGGAGAAATATCTCTTGCTATGTTTGTTACTATGTCTATCATGACAATGAAATTATGGCAATTAGCTGATTTAGCTATCCCAATGATTATACTTCTATTTGCTCAAGTAGTATTAATGGTTATCTTTGCTGTATTCATCACTTATAAATTCTTAGGTAAAGATTATGATGCTGCTGTAATGGCTGTTGGACATACTGGATTTGGATTAGGAGCTGTACCTGTTTCTATGGCAACTATGAAAACTGTTTGTGATAAATATGGATATTCTAAAATAGCATTCTTCGTTGTTCCAGTTATTGGAGGATTAATTAGTAACTTTACAAATGCCGCAATTATAACATATTTCCTAAATTTATGTAATAAATTATAAAATTTAGAAATTAAATATTAATATAAAAAACTGCTAGAAATTTCTAGCAGTTTTTTTATATAATAATTTTTTATTTTTATAAATTCTTTATTAAAATATAATTATTAAATTTTTTAATAAAAAATTTTAAATGAACTTATTTCTATTATTTATTTTTAAAAAATATTTATTCCAAATACTAAAGAAACTTGGTCTAATTTATCATCTTCCATTTTAGTTTGTGAATATAAAAGTTCAGCCTGCATATTTAAAAAATTTAATCCAACTCCAGCTCCATAATATGTAGAAGCATCTTTTCCTTTATAGTTATCATCACTATATAATACTGTTCCTACTTTTCCTACTAAATATGGTTGTAAAAATACTGGAAAGAAATTATATTTTACTATTCCATAAACTGGTACTGTTTCTACTTCAACATCATCTATATTTTTATTATAAGCTATTCCTACTCCTAAATCAGCAATAGCAAAAGATTGTGTTACTTCTAATCCTAAACTAGGAGCATATTTACTAAATTTATTTGTTTCTTTATTATAAGAAGATGAATTTGTTATAGCTCCTACTCTAAAATGTGTATCTAAAGCCAAAATATTTATAGAAAATAATAAAAATATTCCAAAAATTATTTTTTTCATAATCCCTCCTTTTAAAACTTTAATAATTATTTAATTTCTCTCTTGTATTATAATTATACCACATTTTTATTTTTTTCCAAAATTAGAAAAAGAACTAGTAAAACTAGTCCTTTTTCTTCTGTGTTTATCTAATAAATTATTATAGAGGCTATTTTAAATAAACTTTCATCAATAAAT is part of the Fusobacterium sp. FSA-380-WT-3A genome and harbors:
- a CDS encoding D-Ala-D-Ala carboxypeptidase family metallohydrolase — its product is MKRFVYILMLLFLFTGCWNVKKRPNEKISEHFTYYEAVHSGYGSKKHIKNYPHRDDFRRIKKTAKRMEKIRKIVGEPIHINSWYRSGRINKRIGGSRTSAHTKGLAVDFTVDGNLWEAFNRIIRSGYSYDQIIYYRQKRYIHISFKEKVRDERKQRFYR
- the gltS gene encoding sodium/glutamate symporter gives rise to the protein MIQLKLDMFQTLALTVLLIWLGNYLRNKFPILKKYCIPSAVVGGLLFSILTCILFVNNIASVSFDSKTTNTLFYCVFFAASGAAAGLGLLKKGGKLILVFSILAAVTAFLQNVLAVGLGKALSVKPLIALMTGSIPMTGGHGNAASFAPIAEEMGAVGAVEVAIAAATFGLISGCIVGGPIGNFLVQRHGLKGSATAEEIAEMEKASQKNFIVNKDRSLKAVCLMFLACGFGSILFALLKKVLPGVSLPIHVLCMLGGLIIRNVYDMVIGEDEALYESIDIVGEISLAMFVTMSIMTMKLWQLADLAIPMIILLFAQVVLMVIFAVFITYKFLGKDYDAAVMAVGHTGFGLGAVPVSMATMKTVCDKYGYSKIAFFVVPVIGGLISNFTNAAIITYFLNLCNKL